The Lepeophtheirus salmonis chromosome 1, UVic_Lsal_1.4, whole genome shotgun sequence genome has a segment encoding these proteins:
- the LOC121124012 gene encoding transmembrane protein 242, protein MDTGKTVTSSASENPSNNLSYKLKSGLFLFLAAGIGLFSGFGGAITSIKKKDPKSFAEGIVVKKESGVAFAARALAYGSLLSICGTGIFFWGIWKVSGAHDFEDFKQKVGQVLPRVTKKTPPKV, encoded by the exons ATGGATACGGGCAAGACTGTTACTTCTTCTGCAAGTGAAAATCCCTCAAATAATTTATCCTACAAACTTAAATCTgggttatttttgtttcttgctGCTGGAATTGGATTATTTTCTGGATTTGGGGGAGCCATtacatccattaaaaaaaaag ATCCCAAATCCTTTGCTGAAGGAATTGTCGTGAAAAAAGAGTCTGGTGTTGCATTTGCTGCACGTGCTTTGGCTTATGGTTCACTCTTGTCCATTTGTGGCACAGGAATCTTTTTCTGGGGTATATGGAAAGTGTCGGGAGCTCACGACTTTGaggattttaaacaaaaagtaggACAAGTCTTACCTAGAGTGACAAAAAAGACTCCACCTAAAG TCTGA
- the LOC121124001 gene encoding RNA exonuclease 4 — protein MSKKLVKKKFKKKPKETSSAKIPSSSKDYSSNWLKLSASLIKSTSKTEGKKHTEPNCKLIKKIISKKPPIKEAKLKPDIWFDDVDMELLDPEDRPEPENGIQTESGNTGNISSEKSLVKNKSFEGLTKIIGMDCEMVGVGFNGARSILARASIVNHFGKTIYDKFVKPSEKVTDYRTDVSGIRPKDIAKGIEFKVVQEEISEIIKGRILVGHAIKHDLKVLYLSHPKKYIRDTSIYKPFRKIFDGRTPSLKKLTATILSVNVQEGEHSPVEDARAAVRLYTMHRKEWENSLKKNKSEKKQTCEKTVKSSSNDRAIYVDSSSDSNE, from the exons ATGTCCAAAAAACTagtgaaaaagaaatttaagaaGAAACCAAAAGAGACATCCTCTGCAAAAATCCCATCCAGCTCCAAAGATTACTCTTCTAACTGGCTAAAACTCTCAGCATCCTTAATTAAATCAACCTCAAAGactgaaggaaaaaaacacacTGAACCCAATTGCAaacttataaagaaaataatatctaaaaaaccTCCCATCAAAGAGGCCAAACTTAAGCCCGACATATGGTTTGATGATGTTGATATGGAGCTATTAGATCCTGAAGATCGACCAGAACCGGAAAATGGTATTCAAACAGAGTCTGGAAATACAGGCAATATTAGTAGTGAGAAGTCGTTAGTCAAGAACAAATCCTTTGAAGG tttaactAAAATCATTGGTATGGATTGTGAAATGGTGGGTGTGGGATTTAATGGGGCGCGATCTATTTTGGCTAGAGCTTCTATTGTGAATCATTTTGGTAAAACAATCTACGATAAATTTGTGAAACCTTCAGAAAAAGTGACCGACTACCGTACGGATGTGAGTGGCATAAGACCAAAAGATATTGCAAAAG GTATTGAATTTAAAGTTGTACAAGAAGAGATCTCTGAAATCATCAAGGGCCGTATCCTTGTTGGACACGCCATAAAACACGATCTCAAAGTTTTATATCTAAGTCATCCGAAAAAGTATATCCGTGATACATCAATATATAAaccttttagaaaaatattcgaTGGGAGAACTCCAAGTCTTAAAAAACTTACGGCTACAATCTTGTCTGTTAATGTTCAA gAAGGGGAACATAGTCCAGTGGAGGACGCTCGTGCTGCTGTTCGTCTCTACACAATGCATCGTAAAGAGTGGGAAAATTCTCTGAAAAAGAACAAATCGGAAAAGAAGCAAACTTGTGAAAAAACTGTTAAAAGTTCGTCCAATGACAGAGCAATATACGTGGACAGTAGTAGTGATTCTAACGAATGA